The Pseudoalteromonas sp. UG3-2 genome contains a region encoding:
- a CDS encoding DUF1761 domain-containing protein, translating into MTFSFEALNLWATLLAALSSFMLGGIWYSPILFQQTWMEGCGLTELDLQTSDPKLTFGVAFILSLLSAVFMSVVLPMGQSLLATIGLGAAIGLFIVATSLGTSYIFEQRPFKLFLVNGGYHVLQFSLIAMVLRLMY; encoded by the coding sequence ATGACGTTTTCGTTTGAGGCATTAAATCTGTGGGCGACTTTGTTAGCGGCATTGTCTTCTTTCATGCTCGGTGGTATTTGGTATTCGCCAATATTGTTCCAGCAAACGTGGATGGAAGGCTGTGGCTTAACCGAGCTTGACTTGCAAACAAGCGACCCGAAGTTAACCTTTGGTGTGGCATTTATATTGTCATTGCTGTCAGCGGTGTTTATGTCAGTGGTGTTACCTATGGGGCAGTCGCTGCTTGCCACCATTGGCCTAGGTGCCGCCATTGGCTTATTTATTGTTGCCACCAGCTTGGGCACTAGTTACATTTTCGAGCAACGACCATTTAAGCTGTTTCTGGTCAATGGGGGGTATCATGTTTTACAATTTAGCCTAATAGCAATGGTATTGAGGT
- a CDS encoding response regulator transcription factor, protein MKLLLIEDDLAFAQTLARRMQKHGFETLHLSALHDVIAKSQGFAPQYILLDMKLADESSINYITPLRQHFPTARIIMLTGYASIATAVAAIKLGADDYLTKPASSQLIIQTLLGEDNMVVDNETVMSPDRLEWEHIQQVLKANHGNISQTARALNMHRRTLQRKLQKKPVYQ, encoded by the coding sequence TGAGGATGATCTTGCGTTTGCGCAAACCTTGGCTCGGCGGATGCAAAAACATGGGTTTGAGACCTTGCATTTGAGTGCTTTGCATGACGTCATAGCAAAAAGCCAAGGGTTTGCACCGCAATACATTCTGTTAGATATGAAGTTAGCTGATGAAAGCAGCATTAACTATATCACGCCGCTGCGTCAGCACTTTCCCACGGCCAGGATCATTATGCTCACCGGTTACGCCAGCATTGCAACAGCGGTGGCTGCCATCAAACTGGGAGCCGATGACTACCTTACCAAGCCTGCCAGCAGTCAATTAATAATCCAAACTTTGCTTGGCGAAGATAACATGGTCGTCGACAATGAGACTGTTATGTCTCCAGATAGACTGGAGTGGGAACATATTCAGCAGGTGCTAAAAGCCAATCATGGCAATATCTCACAAACGGCCAGAGCATTGAATATGCATCGGCGGACATTGCAGCGCAAGTTACAAAAGAAACCTGTGTATCAGTAA